A region of Streptomyces paludis DNA encodes the following proteins:
- a CDS encoding DUF6082 family protein: MRFLVPALFVVSAVGVVHIALGVRQHRERCRLVTGEMHARLMADEEQHPALAALWASLAGFAAEERAYQLHCRRWLLLWSLQHRTRAVASGAMRRVAADFMRHPENRAAWEYARHALLGEVRDGADRRFVRLFDDAYDDWCAAREVL, translated from the coding sequence ATGAGGTTTCTTGTCCCCGCACTGTTTGTTGTCTCGGCGGTCGGTGTCGTTCACATCGCGCTCGGTGTGCGGCAGCACCGTGAACGGTGTCGGCTGGTCACCGGTGAGATGCACGCGCGGCTCATGGCCGATGAGGAGCAGCATCCGGCGCTGGCCGCGTTGTGGGCGTCGTTGGCAGGGTTCGCCGCTGAGGAGCGTGCGTACCAACTGCACTGTCGGCGCTGGTTACTTCTCTGGTCTCTTCAGCACCGGACCCGCGCGGTTGCCTCCGGAGCCATGCGACGCGTCGCGGCGGATTTCATGCGGCATCCGGAGAACCGGGCTGCCTGGGAGTACGCGCGGCACGCGCTGCTCGGGGAGGTCCGGGACGGGGCCGACCGGCGGTTCGTGCGGCTTTTCGACGACGCGTACGACGACTGGTGCGCTGCCCGGGAGGTGTTGTGA
- a CDS encoding helix-turn-helix domain-containing protein has translation MPGRRIVTGRSQEPRLRFSEELGLLREQKKLSLRKLAEALGWDHSLFSKMETGDSLGSAEVVQALDQFYGTTPMLLTLWELAMADPSQFRERYRRYMVLEAEAVTLWHFGVGALPGLLQTEGYARALLRAGGLDGLELERQIEARIGRRVLLEGENPPHIRAIISETVLRMALPDAAAWREQLEHLLTMAERSTVVVQVMPFSVGPHALINNHVMFLRAADGNTVAYTENDSGGELIEQPTRIEQLQLRYDAVRDLALSPAESRKFITQMLEEASWDPSI, from the coding sequence ATGCCGGGAAGAAGGATCGTCACGGGCCGAAGCCAGGAACCGCGCCTGCGGTTCAGCGAGGAACTGGGCCTGCTGCGCGAGCAGAAGAAGCTCAGCCTGCGGAAACTGGCCGAGGCCCTGGGTTGGGACCACTCACTGTTCAGCAAGATGGAGACGGGAGACAGCCTGGGCAGCGCCGAGGTCGTACAGGCGCTGGACCAGTTCTACGGGACGACACCCATGCTGCTGACGCTGTGGGAACTGGCCATGGCGGACCCGTCGCAGTTCAGGGAGCGGTACCGGCGGTACATGGTTCTTGAGGCCGAGGCGGTGACCTTGTGGCACTTCGGTGTCGGCGCCCTGCCGGGCCTGCTCCAGACCGAGGGCTACGCACGGGCGCTGCTCAGGGCGGGCGGCCTCGACGGCCTGGAACTGGAGCGGCAGATCGAGGCGCGCATAGGGCGTCGTGTGCTGCTGGAGGGCGAGAACCCGCCGCACATTCGCGCGATCATCTCGGAGACGGTGCTGCGTATGGCGCTGCCGGACGCGGCAGCATGGCGTGAGCAGTTGGAGCATCTACTCACGATGGCCGAGCGCTCCACAGTCGTTGTGCAAGTGATGCCGTTCTCCGTCGGCCCACACGCGCTGATCAACAATCACGTGATGTTCCTACGCGCGGCGGACGGCAACACGGTGGCCTATACGGAGAACGACAGCGGCGGCGAACTCATCGAACAACCGACCCGGATCGAGCAACTCCAGCTCCGGTACGATGCGGTGCGTGACCTGGCGTTGTCACCGGCCGAGTCGCGGAAGTTCATTACGCAGATGTTGGAGGAAGCGTCGTGGGATCCATCGATCTGA
- a CDS encoding VOC family protein: MASIKQIQVTFDCAEPERLARFWCEVLGYAVPPPPEGFATWADVDRALPPERQGSAFACVDPSGVGPRLFFQRVPEGKVVKNRLHIDVRVGTGLVGEARLAALEAECARLIPLGAVRGRLLLADDDNESCLLMQDIEGNEFCLD, translated from the coding sequence ATGGCGTCGATCAAACAGATTCAAGTCACCTTCGACTGCGCGGAACCCGAGCGCCTCGCCCGTTTCTGGTGCGAGGTCCTGGGTTACGCCGTACCCCCGCCGCCGGAGGGATTCGCCACCTGGGCCGACGTCGACCGCGCCCTGCCCCCCGAACGCCAGGGCTCCGCCTTCGCCTGCGTCGACCCCTCGGGCGTGGGCCCGCGCCTCTTCTTCCAGCGCGTCCCCGAAGGCAAGGTCGTCAAGAACCGCCTCCACATCGACGTACGCGTGGGCACCGGCCTGGTGGGCGAAGCCCGCCTGGCCGCCCTGGAAGCGGAATGCGCCCGCCTGATCCCCCTCGGCGCGGTACGCGGGCGGCTGCTGCTCGCCGACGACGACAACGAGTCGTGCCTCCTGATGCAGGACATCGAGGGCAACGAGTTCTGCCTCGACTGA
- a CDS encoding epoxide hydrolase family protein, with the protein MNKDLRTAIRPFELTVPQAALDDLAARLDATRWPDDPTAPGWSQGVPPAYLKELAAYWRSAYDWREHEAHLNRFPQFTTTIDGADIHFLHVRSPEPDALPLLITHGWPGSVVEFLDVVGPLADPRSHGGPPTDAFDVVIPSIPGYGLSGPTRGAGWDIPRVAGAWAELMRRLGYDRYGAQGGDWGHAITLELAALASEQVVAIHLNTLVTLPPADPAVAAELTDADWARLNRLLESEPEMSGYAKIQGTRPQTLAYALTDSPVGQLAWIVEKFKEWTDSENAPEDAVSRDRLLTNVMLYWLTATAGSSARHYWEAAHPSQPARAERTGRRRTPTGVAVFAADVARPVRRLAELDHNIVHWSELPRGGHFAAMEQPGLFTADVRTFFRPFR; encoded by the coding sequence ATGAACAAGGACTTACGGACGGCGATCCGCCCCTTCGAACTCACCGTTCCCCAGGCCGCCCTGGACGACTTGGCGGCGCGGCTGGACGCCACCCGGTGGCCGGACGATCCCACCGCTCCCGGCTGGTCACAAGGGGTGCCGCCCGCGTACTTGAAGGAACTGGCCGCGTACTGGCGAAGCGCGTACGACTGGCGTGAGCACGAGGCGCACCTGAACCGCTTTCCGCAGTTCACCACCACGATCGACGGGGCGGACATCCACTTCCTGCACGTCCGCTCCCCCGAGCCGGACGCGCTGCCGCTGCTGATCACCCACGGCTGGCCTGGATCCGTGGTGGAGTTTCTCGACGTCGTCGGTCCCCTCGCCGACCCGCGCTCCCACGGCGGTCCGCCGACCGACGCCTTCGACGTGGTCATCCCCTCCATTCCGGGGTACGGCCTCTCCGGGCCGACCCGAGGCGCAGGCTGGGACATCCCCCGGGTCGCGGGCGCCTGGGCCGAGCTGATGCGGCGGCTGGGGTACGACCGTTACGGCGCGCAGGGCGGCGACTGGGGCCATGCGATCACCCTGGAACTGGCAGCCCTGGCCTCCGAGCAGGTCGTCGCGATCCATCTGAACACCCTGGTGACCCTGCCGCCCGCCGATCCCGCCGTGGCCGCCGAACTCACCGACGCGGATTGGGCCCGCCTGAACCGGCTCCTTGAGTCGGAGCCCGAGATGTCGGGGTACGCCAAGATCCAAGGGACGCGGCCCCAGACGCTGGCCTACGCGCTGACCGACTCACCCGTCGGGCAACTCGCCTGGATCGTAGAGAAGTTCAAGGAGTGGACGGACAGCGAGAACGCGCCCGAGGACGCCGTCTCCCGTGATCGTCTGCTGACCAATGTGATGCTCTACTGGCTCACCGCGACCGCCGGTTCCTCCGCTCGCCACTACTGGGAGGCGGCCCACCCGTCGCAGCCGGCGCGCGCCGAGCGGACCGGCCGCCGCCGGACTCCCACCGGCGTCGCGGTCTTCGCGGCCGATGTCGCCCGCCCGGTCCGGCGGCTGGCCGAACTGGACCACAACATCGTCCACTGGTCCGAGCTGCCCCGGGGCGGGCACTTCGCCGCGATGGAGCAGCCCGGCCTCTTCACCGCCGACGTCCGTACCTTCTTCCGGCCCTTCCGCTGA
- a CDS encoding caspase family protein — MRLADPPRSKAILIGSARYTDPALEDIPAVAANVEDLAAILTDPGLGGFLPENVHPMVDPEFRNAGREIARWCREAEDVLVVYFAGHGLIDAGDSALLLAMSDTDSELQEYSSLPAAQVRRAIANSPAGIRIFIIDCCYSARALGHAMADEGSQLLAQIDVQGTYTLASAPRNLAALFIPGERHTVFSGELITLLREGVSGTGPLLALSAVHPQLHRRLRQRNRPLPKVVHSDSVGEFALVRNAGYRREATAVPVTAAPVTPAPVTAAPVTAAPVTAAPVTAAPVTAAPVTVAPVTAVPVTAVPVTAVPVTAVPVTVQPLHTPEEAEALVRRLTANLAPLVPNQRSEPTLEHTQALMRLASAALDQSWPVLARLRFIWLLSAWHQDEWAAAALAGMNSLYDPKLPASVRSFVQSLNDDDAWSRRTEDTWSIEGLVPRHQGADDDFDPTELWGTVMAMLMATAGLPVLVRVQALNELAELGHADQAVRIAQGMLRERDADPGLTAAVEAFLS; from the coding sequence ATGCGGCTCGCCGATCCCCCTCGCTCGAAGGCGATCCTGATCGGCTCCGCGCGCTATACGGATCCCGCGCTGGAGGACATTCCCGCGGTGGCGGCCAACGTGGAGGACCTGGCCGCGATTCTCACCGATCCCGGACTCGGCGGGTTCCTGCCGGAGAACGTCCATCCGATGGTCGATCCGGAATTCCGGAACGCGGGCCGGGAGATCGCGCGTTGGTGCCGTGAGGCCGAGGACGTCCTCGTCGTGTACTTCGCGGGCCACGGGCTCATCGACGCGGGCGACTCCGCGTTGCTGCTGGCCATGTCGGACACGGACAGCGAGTTGCAGGAGTACAGCTCGCTGCCGGCCGCCCAGGTGCGCAGGGCCATCGCCAACAGCCCCGCCGGTATCCGGATCTTCATCATCGACTGCTGCTACTCCGCCCGCGCGCTGGGGCACGCCATGGCCGACGAGGGCTCCCAACTGCTGGCCCAGATCGACGTGCAGGGCACCTACACGCTGGCCTCGGCCCCACGGAATCTCGCCGCGCTGTTCATTCCGGGTGAGCGGCACACGGTGTTCTCGGGCGAACTCATCACGCTGCTGCGCGAGGGCGTGAGCGGAACCGGTCCGCTCCTGGCCCTGTCCGCGGTCCATCCTCAACTGCACCGCCGGCTGCGGCAGCGCAACCGTCCCCTCCCCAAAGTCGTGCACTCCGACAGCGTCGGAGAGTTCGCGCTCGTACGGAACGCGGGGTACCGGCGCGAGGCGACTGCCGTACCCGTAACCGCCGCACCAGTAACCCCCGCACCCGTGACCGCCGCACCCGTGACCGCCGCACCCGTGACCGCCGCACCCGTGACCGCCGCACCCGTGACCGCCGCACCCGTGACCGTCGCACCAGTAACCGCCGTACCCGTAACCGCCGTACCCGTAACCGCCGTACCCGTGACCGCCGTACCCGTTACCGTCCAGCCGCTGCACACTCCGGAGGAGGCCGAGGCACTCGTACGGCGCCTGACGGCGAACCTGGCGCCGCTCGTGCCCAACCAGCGGTCCGAGCCCACCTTGGAACACACCCAGGCGTTGATGCGGCTGGCCAGCGCCGCACTCGATCAGAGCTGGCCCGTACTGGCCAGGCTGCGGTTCATCTGGCTGCTGTCCGCCTGGCACCAGGACGAATGGGCCGCCGCCGCGCTGGCCGGCATGAACAGCCTCTACGACCCGAAACTCCCCGCGAGCGTCAGATCCTTCGTGCAGTCCTTGAACGACGACGACGCATGGTCCCGGCGTACGGAGGACACCTGGTCCATCGAGGGTCTCGTGCCACGCCACCAAGGCGCCGACGACGACTTCGACCCGACGGAACTGTGGGGCACCGTCATGGCGATGCTGATGGCCACGGCCGGACTGCCCGTCCTCGTCCGCGTCCAGGCGCTCAACGAGCTGGCCGAACTCGGCCACGCCGACCAGGCGGTACGTATCGCGCAGGGAATGCTCCGGGAACGCGATGCGGACCCCGGGCTGACAGCAGCGGTGGAAGCGTTCCTGAGCTAA
- a CDS encoding effector-associated constant component EACC1 — MTTALITVAGEDDAVALREWLNAEDEFRGRARLHSGPAGAPTGEPAGAPMGEPTGMLVGAPAGEGTMGPAFDTVSLLVTSGGLTAMTTVLVTYLRNRGSKVRITATVGDRSATIEGERLRRADVRELNEVAVDMARQLGEG, encoded by the coding sequence ATGACTACGGCGTTGATCACAGTCGCGGGTGAAGACGATGCGGTCGCCCTGCGGGAATGGCTGAACGCGGAGGACGAGTTCCGTGGTCGTGCGCGGCTGCACTCCGGGCCCGCGGGTGCGCCCACCGGTGAGCCCGCGGGTGCGCCCATGGGTGAGCCCACGGGAATGCTCGTGGGTGCGCCCGCGGGTGAGGGCACCATGGGGCCGGCCTTCGACACCGTGTCGTTGCTGGTGACCAGCGGCGGTCTCACGGCGATGACCACGGTGCTCGTCACCTACTTGAGGAACCGTGGGAGCAAGGTCAGAATCACCGCCACGGTGGGCGACAGATCCGCCACCATCGAGGGTGAGCGGCTGCGCCGGGCGGATGTGCGGGAACTCAACGAGGTGGCCGTCGATATGGCCAGACAACTCGGGGAGGGCTGA
- a CDS encoding PadR family transcriptional regulator, giving the protein MTRAKPSLTEPQYFILAALLDGPLHGYGIIKAAERATGGRLRIAVGTLYGALERMERAGLVADDHEEIVDGRARRYYRLTEGGTELLGQEALRMQQAAAVVIGRTRDTGVAPA; this is encoded by the coding sequence ATGACACGAGCGAAGCCGTCCCTGACGGAACCGCAGTACTTCATCCTCGCCGCGCTCCTGGACGGACCCCTGCACGGTTACGGCATCATCAAGGCCGCCGAGCGAGCCACCGGCGGGCGGCTGCGGATCGCGGTCGGCACGCTCTACGGCGCGCTGGAGCGGATGGAGCGGGCCGGGCTGGTGGCCGACGACCACGAGGAGATCGTGGACGGGCGGGCGCGGCGCTACTACCGGCTCACCGAGGGCGGCACCGAGTTGCTCGGCCAGGAGGCCCTGCGGATGCAGCAGGCGGCGGCCGTCGTCATCGGGCGTACGCGGGATACCGGGGTGGCCCCGGCATGA
- a CDS encoding DUF397 domain-containing protein encodes MGSIDLSTAVWRKSKRSNTDGGECVEAATNFPGTVPVRDSKHPQGPALLFPTPAFTTFIQAVQSDTFTPR; translated from the coding sequence GTGGGATCCATCGATCTGAGTACTGCTGTCTGGCGCAAGAGCAAGCGCAGCAACACAGACGGCGGCGAGTGCGTCGAAGCCGCCACCAACTTCCCCGGCACCGTCCCCGTACGGGACTCCAAGCACCCCCAAGGACCGGCACTCCTCTTCCCCACCCCGGCCTTCACCACCTTCATCCAGGCCGTCCAATCGGACACCTTCACCCCCCGCTGA